The genomic window TGACGTGACGTTGGGATCCGCCTTGCCGGCCGCCGCCTTGCGCAGCTCGGAGATGACTTCGGTGTCGAGCAGGAACATCACGAGAAGTCCGCCGGCCGGTGCCGCTCTCGCGGTCGCGGAAACTCAACCTCGATGTCCTCGACTCCGGGGGGCAGCCCGAGTGCGTCGACGATGCTCCCCTGACCCCCGGTGAGCCGCTGGTATTCCTCGATGCTGAGCAGGACGTGTGCCGGCTTTCCCCGGTCGGTGATGAAGACCGGGCCCAGCGCGGCCGCCTTCTTCGCCCGGCCGGTGTCCTGGTTGAATTCGCGGCTGGTCAGGGTCGTTGTCTTCATGACAGGCCTTGGTCAAGCAATGCGGGACCGGATAGTAGCAACGTGACTACAAGTCGGTCCCGGCGTCAACGGTCCTATTGAGTTGCCCGAGCGGCAGTCCCGCATCTGGGCGACGGCTGCTACTCCCTCCATGTGTGGAACGTTCCGAAGATGGTCCCCAGGTATGAAGGACCTCCTGTGCGACCGTGGACCGGATCGAAGTCGCGTCCATCCTGCGCTGGTGGGCGGCGCCTCGGCCGGGGGCGTCGCGGGCGGGCGCGGAATCTTCCGGCGCGAGAACTTCACGCGGGGAATCGGCATGACCGTCAGGCCGGAGGACCCTCAAGACTTCTTCGAGGTCCTCACCTCGACGGGCGTGATGACCGGCTCCACGTCCTTGCTCCCGCAGTGGGGACATTTCAGCTCGGGATGCTTGTCGTGCTCGGCGAAGGTCTCCTTGTCGTCGAAGGTCTTCGAGCACGACTTGCAGCGGAATTCGTACAGAGGCATGGCTGGTCCTCCGTTCGAGCGGGCCCCGGTTTTCGGGGTGTTGTCCCGATGCGGGACACGGGGCCTCTCCGGTTTCGCCGCATCGGACGCGGCCCCCGCGGCATCATTGCGGGGGCCAGGTTCGATCGTAAATCTTTGGAAACCATCCAGCAAGTCGCCACCCGCCGGCATGGACAGCAGGGGCGTCATGACCGCTGGACGGCTCGTCCATCGAGGACGGGCTCGGATTTTCTCCCATTCGAACCGCGTGAACCGGCTCGCGTCGGCTCGCTCTCCATGGCGCGGCGGTCCGGCGCGTCCGCGGCGTCGCTTGACGCCTGGGCATCGGGTTGAGCCGCCGATCGCCCCTCCCCGTGGGAGCCGGCTCCCACGGCGGGCGTCTCGATCCGCCGCGATTGGCTCGAAATTGGCCTCACCCCGAGGCCTGGACGTCCGCGCCGCCGCTTGACGCCCCCTTCCAATCTGGTACGCAATATGCTGACTGATACGCCCACGGGCCACGCGGGCCAGCGACGTAGACCGCAGAGGAGTTTCGCCGGGGTATCATCATGGCAGAGCATCGTCTCGCGACGTACCTGAACGACCACCTCTCGGGCTCCGTTGCGGCCATTGAGCTCCTGGATCATCTCCGTCGCCTGCCGT from Aquisphaera giovannonii includes these protein-coding regions:
- a CDS encoding FmdB family zinc ribbon protein; the protein is MPLYEFRCKSCSKTFDDKETFAEHDKHPELKCPHCGSKDVEPVITPVEVRTSKKS
- a CDS encoding type II toxin-antitoxin system Phd/YefM family antitoxin, whose translation is MKTTTLTSREFNQDTGRAKKAAALGPVFITDRGKPAHVLLSIEEYQRLTGGQGSIVDALGLPPGVEDIEVEFPRPRERHRPADFS